A stretch of the Haloplanus aerogenes genome encodes the following:
- a CDS encoding ABC transporter ATP-binding protein, which translates to MSDPILEVEDLRKTFGGIVAVDGATFDIERGSITGLIGPNGAGKTTTFNLISGFYEPDGGTVRYDGRNLQEIMRPHRDETVIWGGASGITIGALGGIVGLGPLGLSALPALGATVAGTAVGVGGYLAQQKATQRRPGHTNSRPYMLAREGLVRTFQLTRELGEMTALENLMLAPQGQAGENLANTWFRRDAVHEEEGRVRERAEEMLELLEIDHVRDEPAGNLSGGQRKLLELGRVLMLEPRVILLDEPVAGVNPSLTQKLMERIETLRDEGYTFCIVEHDMEVIMELSDTIIVMNEGKRLVEGPPEEIRNDEAVIDAYLGVG; encoded by the coding sequence ATGAGCGACCCGATCCTCGAAGTCGAGGACCTGCGCAAGACCTTCGGCGGCATCGTCGCCGTCGACGGCGCCACCTTCGACATCGAACGCGGGTCGATCACGGGGCTCATCGGCCCGAACGGCGCCGGTAAGACGACGACGTTCAACCTCATCAGCGGCTTCTACGAACCCGACGGCGGCACCGTCCGGTACGACGGGCGCAACCTCCAGGAGATCATGCGCCCCCACCGCGACGAGACGGTCATCTGGGGCGGCGCTAGCGGCATCACCATCGGCGCCCTCGGCGGTATCGTCGGCCTCGGACCGCTCGGCCTGTCCGCCCTGCCCGCGCTCGGTGCCACCGTCGCCGGCACCGCCGTCGGCGTCGGCGGCTACCTCGCCCAGCAGAAGGCGACCCAGCGCCGCCCCGGCCACACCAACAGCCGGCCCTACATGCTCGCCCGCGAGGGCCTCGTCCGAACCTTCCAGCTCACCCGCGAACTCGGCGAGATGACGGCGCTGGAGAACCTGATGCTCGCGCCGCAGGGGCAGGCCGGCGAGAATCTGGCGAACACGTGGTTCCGCCGCGACGCCGTTCACGAGGAGGAAGGACGGGTGCGCGAACGCGCCGAGGAGATGCTCGAACTCCTCGAAATCGACCACGTCCGCGACGAACCCGCGGGCAACCTCTCCGGCGGCCAGCGCAAACTTCTCGAACTGGGCCGGGTGTTGATGCTCGAACCGCGCGTCATCCTGCTCGACGAACCGGTCGCGGGCGTCAACCCCTCGCTCACTCAGAAACTGATGGAACGCATCGAGACGCTCCGCGACGAGGGGTACACGTTCTGCATCGTCGAACACGACATGGAAGTGATCATGGAACTCTCGGATACGATCATCGTGATGAACGAAGGCAAGCGACTGGTCGAAGGACCGCCGGAAGAGATCAGAAACGACGAGGCCGTCATCGACGCCTACCTGGGGGTGGGGTAG
- a CDS encoding ABC transporter ATP-binding protein, translating to MALLEARDVVSGYGDAEILHGVDLDVEGREIVTIIGPNGAGKSTMMKAIYGLIDCWAGSVTFDGDDITDLRADRVTERGMCYVPQRENVFPTLTVRENLEMGAYIKTEVTETDFQDVWERFPILEERQNQRASSMSGGQQQMLALSSALMIDPDLLLVDEPSAGLAPDLVDDMFDRLVEIRDETDTAILMVEQNARKALSVSDRGYVLDMGENKFEGSGEELLESEEVAELYLGG from the coding sequence ATGGCGCTACTCGAAGCCCGCGACGTGGTGTCCGGGTACGGCGACGCGGAGATCCTCCACGGCGTCGACCTCGACGTGGAGGGGCGGGAGATCGTCACGATCATCGGCCCGAACGGCGCCGGCAAGTCGACGATGATGAAGGCCATCTACGGCCTCATCGACTGCTGGGCGGGGTCGGTCACCTTCGACGGCGACGACATCACCGACCTCCGGGCCGACAGGGTGACCGAGCGCGGCATGTGTTACGTCCCCCAGCGCGAGAACGTCTTTCCGACCCTCACCGTCCGCGAGAATCTGGAGATGGGGGCGTACATCAAAACGGAGGTGACCGAGACCGACTTCCAGGACGTGTGGGAGCGGTTCCCCATTCTGGAGGAGCGCCAGAACCAGCGCGCGAGTTCCATGTCCGGCGGCCAACAGCAGATGCTCGCGCTCTCCTCGGCGCTGATGATCGACCCCGACCTCCTCCTCGTGGACGAACCCTCGGCCGGCCTCGCCCCGGACCTCGTCGACGACATGTTCGACCGCCTCGTCGAGATCCGCGACGAGACGGACACGGCCATCCTGATGGTCGAACAGAACGCTCGCAAGGCGCTCTCGGTCTCGGATCGGGGCTACGTCCTCGACATGGGCGAGAACAAGTTCGAGGGCTCCGGCGAGGAGTTGCTGGAGAGCGAGGAAGTGGCCGAACTGTATCTCGGTGGGTAG
- a CDS encoding methyl-accepting chemotaxis protein translates to MDRIPDLYRRALWGSMERLGVTESIERKIVAAVTIQFGVAAFLAVVPFVLTGIVRAAVTVTLLGGAAVALGNTLLIARRDFVGPIRDLEDAATTIAAGELDAAEVTTHDQHDEIGSLVRAFDGMRTSLETISAQADALANAEFDAAILDEDVPGSFGDDLDRMTDNLRQNTRELEALTEHLERTADEYGEVMAAAADNDLSVRMEPDPESEAMAAIARSFNRMLDDLEETVAEVYAFADTVSDRTVDTSANLDEVAQASEEISDATGDIAVDAEKQRDQLQRIVSEMSDLSATIEEIAASADSVAEVATSTAEKGDEGQQAAVDALDKMDAIETRATETMTQLRELDDRMDRMGDIVATISDIAERTNLLALNASIEAAHSGDDADGFAVVADEVKSLAEEAQAEATDVQEIIDGVQSQTTAAVEEMRRTTDEVADAVETVEAAIDSLDQIAELAHETDEGMREITDATDQQAASTEETVSMIEGIEATSEETATGATAVADAARDQTESLDDVATRVDELAEQADTLLGLLEAFDLSARDGTAAPSSAAAGAD, encoded by the coding sequence ATGGACCGGATTCCCGACCTGTATCGACGTGCCCTCTGGGGGTCGATGGAGCGTCTCGGCGTCACCGAGTCGATCGAGCGCAAGATCGTCGCCGCGGTGACGATCCAGTTCGGCGTCGCGGCCTTCCTCGCCGTCGTCCCGTTCGTCCTGACGGGGATAGTCAGGGCTGCCGTGACCGTGACACTTCTCGGCGGCGCTGCCGTCGCCCTCGGCAACACGCTGCTGATCGCGCGGCGCGACTTCGTCGGTCCCATCCGGGATCTGGAGGATGCCGCGACGACCATCGCCGCCGGCGAACTCGACGCGGCCGAGGTAACGACCCACGATCAGCACGACGAGATCGGCAGCCTCGTCCGTGCGTTCGACGGTATGCGCACGTCACTGGAGACGATTTCGGCGCAGGCCGACGCCCTCGCCAACGCGGAGTTCGACGCCGCCATCCTCGACGAGGACGTGCCGGGCTCGTTCGGTGACGACCTCGACCGGATGACCGACAACCTCCGTCAGAACACCCGCGAACTGGAGGCGCTGACCGAACACCTCGAACGGACCGCCGACGAGTACGGCGAAGTCATGGCCGCCGCGGCCGACAACGACCTCTCGGTACGGATGGAGCCCGACCCCGAGAGCGAGGCCATGGCCGCCATCGCTCGCTCGTTCAACCGGATGCTCGACGATCTGGAGGAGACGGTCGCGGAGGTGTACGCCTTCGCGGACACCGTCTCGGATCGCACCGTCGACACCTCCGCCAATCTCGACGAGGTGGCGCAGGCGAGCGAGGAGATCAGCGACGCCACCGGCGACATCGCCGTCGACGCCGAAAAGCAGCGCGACCAACTCCAGCGGATCGTGAGCGAGATGAGCGACCTCTCGGCCACCATCGAGGAGATTGCGGCCTCGGCCGACAGCGTCGCGGAGGTGGCGACCAGTACGGCCGAAAAGGGCGACGAGGGCCAGCAGGCCGCCGTCGACGCCCTCGACAAGATGGACGCCATCGAGACGCGGGCGACCGAGACGATGACCCAGCTCCGCGAACTCGACGACCGGATGGACCGCATGGGCGACATCGTCGCCACCATCTCCGACATCGCGGAGCGGACGAACCTCCTCGCGCTCAACGCCTCCATCGAGGCCGCACACTCGGGCGACGACGCCGATGGCTTCGCCGTCGTCGCGGACGAGGTGAAGTCGCTGGCCGAGGAGGCACAGGCCGAAGCGACGGACGTACAGGAGATCATCGACGGCGTGCAGAGCCAGACGACCGCCGCCGTCGAGGAGATGCGCCGGACGACCGACGAAGTCGCCGACGCCGTCGAGACGGTCGAGGCCGCCATCGACTCGCTCGACCAGATCGCGGAACTCGCCCACGAGACCGACGAGGGGATGCGAGAGATCACCGACGCGACCGACCAGCAGGCCGCCTCGACCGAGGAGACCGTCTCCATGATCGAGGGGATCGAGGCGACGAGCGAGGAGACAGCCACCGGCGCCACGGCCGTCGCCGACGCCGCCCGCGACCAGACCGAGTCGCTCGACGACGTGGCGACGCGCGTCGACGAGTTGGCCGAGCAGGCCGATACGCTGCTGGGGCTGTTGGAGGCGTTCGACCTGTCGGCGCGAGACGGCACGGCCGCTCCGTCCTCGGCGGCTGCTGGAGCGGACTGA
- a CDS encoding type II/IV secretion system ATPase subunit yields MSDGPTLSVGGAESCADDGPVPTPRAPDDADAWYAPDVVAQYEVSPGVVATIRETETDEFAYAIREPGLGPQDRNAMERIRDHFTVVNRRRPLTREGTAERAAAGFEPKYRRALDRLIDASPSAWRRLTYHALCELRLLEDPTPLALDDRIEVVDVGREDDDVVVHTENYAPARTDFDADTRFVDRVAGERLRQYTVDFAGFDVDVVVYREHLLGSDQFSTKYAVLEPDLLPGDEQLIEECKERIWEANVEDVVEDRHTFVRERARQFLSRRLTARNTRAWVAATKYRLTTALAEYGLAVPPVDSRYATDRLDDLVYYVLRDYVGHGVLTIPIRDPYLEDVEANRVDERVKVIPRADELPVGRVPTNLAFDDETAFVNVVTQLAASDGTELSASRPSAKVNLDLPGVAETIRCAVALPVISEDGPHVSIRKQAADAMTPVDLIDRDAISTELVTLLWMLYEQHGVVLFSGPTGVGKTTLMNAHMPFVPYDDRPVSIDEGSREVRLPHETGISLTTRDHENEYKRVTMARLMTETNYLNPDVEVIAEINTPASFETFGETLNTGHGVIGTTHAEDVETLINRVIEQGLAPYLLREIDLVVFPHHVDGDRYVAEAVEILSEREYEALDRGTLPSGVVEKGGRTLYWNVIARRDTEGQFSLDYAHPHLDDGHRALGFRLFHRLADATDREVEDVEAEFHRKHRYVQYLVQEEITDFEALFGFVSDLRTDEAATVERARSEADD; encoded by the coding sequence ATGAGTGACGGACCGACGCTTTCGGTCGGCGGCGCGGAGTCGTGCGCCGACGACGGGCCAGTGCCGACGCCACGCGCGCCGGATGACGCCGACGCGTGGTACGCCCCGGACGTGGTCGCGCAGTACGAGGTGTCGCCGGGCGTCGTGGCGACGATCCGCGAGACCGAGACCGACGAGTTCGCGTACGCGATCCGGGAACCCGGTCTCGGGCCACAGGATCGGAACGCGATGGAGCGCATCCGCGACCACTTCACGGTCGTCAACCGTCGCCGTCCGCTGACGCGGGAGGGGACGGCCGAACGCGCCGCCGCGGGTTTCGAACCCAAGTATCGCCGGGCGCTCGACCGCCTGATCGACGCCTCGCCGTCGGCGTGGCGCCGGCTCACCTACCACGCGCTCTGTGAGTTGCGCCTGCTGGAGGATCCGACGCCACTGGCGCTCGACGACCGGATCGAGGTGGTCGACGTGGGCCGCGAGGACGACGACGTGGTCGTCCACACCGAGAACTACGCCCCCGCCCGCACCGACTTCGATGCCGACACACGCTTTGTCGACCGGGTGGCCGGCGAACGCCTCCGGCAGTACACCGTCGACTTCGCGGGCTTCGACGTGGACGTGGTCGTCTACCGCGAACACCTCCTCGGGAGCGACCAGTTCTCGACGAAGTACGCCGTCCTCGAACCCGACCTGCTCCCCGGCGACGAGCAACTCATCGAGGAGTGCAAGGAGCGCATCTGGGAGGCCAACGTCGAGGACGTGGTCGAGGACCGCCACACCTTCGTCCGGGAGCGCGCCCGACAGTTCCTCTCCCGACGGCTCACCGCCCGCAACACGCGAGCGTGGGTCGCGGCGACGAAGTACCGCCTGACGACCGCCCTCGCGGAGTACGGCCTCGCCGTCCCGCCCGTGGACAGCCGCTACGCCACCGACCGTCTCGACGACCTCGTCTACTACGTCCTCCGCGACTACGTGGGCCACGGCGTCCTCACCATCCCCATCCGCGATCCGTATCTGGAGGACGTGGAGGCCAACCGCGTCGACGAGCGCGTGAAGGTGATCCCGCGGGCGGACGAACTCCCGGTCGGGCGCGTGCCGACGAACCTCGCCTTCGACGACGAGACGGCGTTCGTCAACGTCGTCACCCAACTCGCCGCGAGTGACGGGACGGAACTCAGCGCGAGTCGGCCGAGCGCGAAGGTGAACCTCGACCTGCCGGGGGTCGCGGAGACGATTCGCTGCGCCGTCGCCCTCCCCGTCATCTCCGAGGACGGCCCGCACGTCTCCATCCGCAAGCAAGCCGCCGACGCCATGACGCCCGTCGACCTGATCGACCGCGACGCCATCTCGACCGAACTCGTCACCCTGCTGTGGATGCTGTACGAGCAACACGGCGTCGTCCTCTTCTCCGGGCCGACAGGGGTGGGGAAGACGACGTTGATGAACGCCCACATGCCCTTCGTCCCCTACGACGACCGCCCCGTCTCCATCGACGAGGGGAGCCGCGAGGTGCGCCTCCCCCACGAGACGGGCATCTCGCTGACGACGCGCGACCACGAGAACGAGTACAAGCGCGTGACGATGGCGCGCCTGATGACCGAGACCAACTACCTGAACCCCGACGTGGAGGTGATCGCGGAGATCAACACGCCCGCCTCCTTCGAGACGTTCGGCGAGACGCTCAACACCGGCCACGGCGTCATCGGCACCACCCACGCCGAGGACGTGGAGACGCTCATCAATCGCGTCATCGAGCAGGGACTCGCACCCTACCTCCTCCGCGAGATCGACCTCGTGGTCTTCCCGCACCACGTCGACGGCGACCGCTACGTCGCGGAGGCGGTCGAGATCCTGAGCGAACGGGAGTACGAAGCCCTCGACCGCGGGACGCTCCCCTCGGGCGTCGTCGAGAAGGGTGGCCGCACGCTCTACTGGAACGTGATCGCCCGCCGCGACACCGAGGGACAGTTCAGCCTCGACTACGCGCACCCGCACCTCGACGACGGCCACCGCGCGCTCGGCTTCCGGCTCTTTCACCGCCTCGCCGACGCGACCGACCGCGAGGTCGAGGACGTGGAGGCGGAGTTCCACCGCAAACACCGCTACGTCCAGTATCTCGTGCAGGAGGAGATCACCGACTTCGAGGCGCTGTTCGGCTTCGTCTCCGATCTGCGGACGGACGAGGCGGCGACGGTGGAACGGGCACGGAGCGAGGCGGACGACTGA